In one window of Nicotiana tabacum cultivar K326 chromosome 12, ASM71507v2, whole genome shotgun sequence DNA:
- the LOC107810204 gene encoding BEL1-like homeodomain protein 4 isoform X2, with protein MSQSFQQGFYNFSSVYERSVTKHEDMLRVQGFEPVLPPPPPQQVEEPPGAVYDGGGMLTEIISATEILDDQIQSSNYRPWPQKEQQQQLPPAINEAELPLMNSHIKALSPPRSSSSLHMLLPNSADTNSLLHHQGFHLLNSATVEPPSQFTWVPGSSSGEDNSTRIGRIVDGQGLSLSLSRNFEAAAKLEDLRIGNGGIYLNNNQGLFGPINNNNNQHQLLHSGVVMDHHTTLHSNHQVHVGYAAASPRMTNVLRNSRYVKAAQELLEEFCCVGRGNFKNQRVKKYEDENPNSNTESEDRGSSKDHPPLSAAERCEYQRRKIKLLSMLDEVDARYTRYCEQMQAMVNSFDSMIGYGAAAPYTALAQKAMSRHFRCIKDAIVAQLKQTCKYLGEKDVTGSGGLTKGETPRLKMLDQKLRQQKALHQMGMLDSDAWRPQRGLPERSVNVLRAWIFEHFLHPYPSEADKHLLSRQTGLSKNQVSNWFINARVRLWKPMVEEMYQQETKEVETDQDQEEEEQEKQLSAQTSMHDKISNMATSATTTTMPLSVRSEFNANERDPSKNIINYRQYALGNQLIMLQDDTATGSSATHDVSTTVNHYFTAADAADLVANSNTAFGSQPAGDVSLTLGLRHSENVPRKTTQFQLRDFGAY; from the exons ATGTCCCAAAGTTTTCAACAAGGATTTTACAATTTCTCTAGTGTATATGAGAGATCTGTGACGAAGCATGAGGACATGTTAAGAGTACAAGGCTTTGAGCCAGTACTACCACCGCCACCGCCACAGCAAGTAGAAGAGCCGCCGGGTGCGGTTTATGACGGCGGAGGTATGTTGACGGAGATTATTTCCGCCACGGAAATCTTGGATGATCAGATCCAATCAAGTAATTATCGGCCGTGGCCACAAaaggagcagcagcagcagcttcCACCAGCAATAAACGAAGCTGAG CTACCACTCATGAATTCTCATATTAAAGCGTTATCTCCTCCTCGCTCATCATCTTCACTTCACATGTTACTTCCCAACTCAGCCGACACTAAtagtcttcttcatcatcaaggaTTTCACTTGCTTAATTCCGCAACTGTGGAACCTCCATCTCAGTTCACATGGGTTCCAG GAAGTAGCAGTGGAGAAGACAATTCCACAAGAATTGGGAGGATAGTGGATGGTCAAGGTCTTTCTTTGTCACTTTCTAGGAATTTTGAAGCTGCTGCTAAACTGGAGGATTTGAGGATTGGAAATGGAGGAATTTACTTGAACAATAATCAAGGATTATTTGGACcgattaataacaacaacaaccaacatcaaCTGTTACATTCAGGAGTAGttatggatcatcatactactCTTCACAGTAATCATCAAGTTCATGTTGGATATGCAGCAGCATCTCCTAGAATGACAAATGTTCTCAGAAATTCAAGATATGTAAAAGCTGCTCAAGAATTACTAGAAGAATTTTGCTGTGTTGGAAGGGGAAATTTCAAGAACCAAAGGGTAAAAAAATATGAAGATGAAAACCCTAATTCAAACACGGAGAGTGAAGATCGTGGTTCCTCAAAAGATCATCCTCCATTGTCGGCTGCTGAAAGATGTGAATACCAAAGGAGGAAAATCAAGCTTTTATCTATGCTAGATGAG GTAGATGCAAGATACACGCGTTATTGTGAGCAAATGCAGGCAATGGTGAACTCATTTGATTCAATGATCGGATATGGTGCGGCAGCGCCGTACACGGCGTTAGCACAGAAGGCGATGTCGCGGCATTTTCGGTGCATAAAAGATGCCATAGTAGCTCAGCTGAAGCAGACTTGTAAGTATCTTGGGGAGAAAGATGTGACGGGAAGTGGTGGTTTGACGAAAGGAGAGACGCCGAGGTTGAAAATGCTAGACCAAAAGTTGAGGCAGCAAAAGGCACTTCACCAAATGGGAATGTTGGATTCTGATGCTTGGAGGCCGCAAAGAGGGTTGCCTGAACGATCTGTTAATGTTTTAAGGGCATGGATTTTTGAGCATTTTCTTCACCC GTATCCAAGTGAAGCAGACAAGCATTTGTTGTCTCGGCAGACTGGTTTATCCAAAAATCAG GTATCAAATTGGTTCATAAATGCTAGGGTTCGGTTGTGGAAACCAATGGTGGAAGAGATGTACCAGCAAGAAACTAAAGAAGTGGAAACAGATCAAGATCAAGAAGAAGAGGAGCAAGAAAAACAATTATCTGCACAAACCTCAATGCACGACAAGATTAGCAACATGGCTACAtcggcaacaacaacaacaatgccatTATCAGTAAGATCCGAATTTAATGCTAATGAAAGAGACCCTTCAAAGAACATCATAAATTATAGGCAGTACGCCTTGGGAAACCAACTAATAATGCTCCAAGATGATACCGCCACCGGATCCTCCGCCACACACGACGTTTCAACCACCGTCAACCACTACTTCACGGCGGCGGACGCGGCTGATTTGGTTGCTAATTCAAATACCGCATTTGGTTCTCAGCCAGCTGGGGATGTGTCACTCACATTGGGACTACGGCACTCGGAAAATGTACCAAGGAAGACAACTCAGTTCCAATTAAGAGACTTTGGAGCATATTAA
- the LOC107810204 gene encoding BEL1-like homeodomain protein 4 isoform X1 yields the protein MSQSFQQGFYNFSSVYERSVTKHEDMLRVQGFEPVLPPPPPQQVEEPPGAVYDGGGMLTEIISATEILDDQIQSSNYRPWPQKEQQQQLPPAINEAELPLMNSHIKALSPPRSSSSLHMLLPNSADTNSLLHHQGFHLLNSATVEPPSQFTWVPGSSSGEDNSTRIGRIVDGQGLSLSLSRNFEAAAKLEDLRIGNGGIYLNNNQGLFGPINNNNNQHQLLHSGVVMDHHTTLHSNHQVHVGYAAASPRMTNVLRNSRYVKAAQELLEEFCCVGRGNFKNQRVKKYEDENPNSNTESEDRGSSKDHPPLSAAERCEYQRRKIKLLSMLDEAYARYTRYCEQMQAMVNSFDSMIGYGAAAPYTALAQKAMSRHFRCIKDAIVAQLKQTCKYLGEKDVTGSGGLTKGETPRLKMLDQKLRQQKALHQMGMLDSDAWRPQRGLPERSVNVLRAWIFEHFLHPYPSEADKHLLSRQTGLSKNQVSNWFINARVRLWKPMVEEMYQQETKEVETDQDQEEEEQEKQLSAQTSMHDKISNMATSATTTTMPLSVRSEFNANERDPSKNIINYRQYALGNQLIMLQDDTATGSSATHDVSTTVNHYFTAADAADLVANSNTAFGSQPAGDVSLTLGLRHSENVPRKTTQFQLRDFGAY from the exons ATGTCCCAAAGTTTTCAACAAGGATTTTACAATTTCTCTAGTGTATATGAGAGATCTGTGACGAAGCATGAGGACATGTTAAGAGTACAAGGCTTTGAGCCAGTACTACCACCGCCACCGCCACAGCAAGTAGAAGAGCCGCCGGGTGCGGTTTATGACGGCGGAGGTATGTTGACGGAGATTATTTCCGCCACGGAAATCTTGGATGATCAGATCCAATCAAGTAATTATCGGCCGTGGCCACAAaaggagcagcagcagcagcttcCACCAGCAATAAACGAAGCTGAG CTACCACTCATGAATTCTCATATTAAAGCGTTATCTCCTCCTCGCTCATCATCTTCACTTCACATGTTACTTCCCAACTCAGCCGACACTAAtagtcttcttcatcatcaaggaTTTCACTTGCTTAATTCCGCAACTGTGGAACCTCCATCTCAGTTCACATGGGTTCCAG GAAGTAGCAGTGGAGAAGACAATTCCACAAGAATTGGGAGGATAGTGGATGGTCAAGGTCTTTCTTTGTCACTTTCTAGGAATTTTGAAGCTGCTGCTAAACTGGAGGATTTGAGGATTGGAAATGGAGGAATTTACTTGAACAATAATCAAGGATTATTTGGACcgattaataacaacaacaaccaacatcaaCTGTTACATTCAGGAGTAGttatggatcatcatactactCTTCACAGTAATCATCAAGTTCATGTTGGATATGCAGCAGCATCTCCTAGAATGACAAATGTTCTCAGAAATTCAAGATATGTAAAAGCTGCTCAAGAATTACTAGAAGAATTTTGCTGTGTTGGAAGGGGAAATTTCAAGAACCAAAGGGTAAAAAAATATGAAGATGAAAACCCTAATTCAAACACGGAGAGTGAAGATCGTGGTTCCTCAAAAGATCATCCTCCATTGTCGGCTGCTGAAAGATGTGAATACCAAAGGAGGAAAATCAAGCTTTTATCTATGCTAGATGAGGCAT ATGCAAGATACACGCGTTATTGTGAGCAAATGCAGGCAATGGTGAACTCATTTGATTCAATGATCGGATATGGTGCGGCAGCGCCGTACACGGCGTTAGCACAGAAGGCGATGTCGCGGCATTTTCGGTGCATAAAAGATGCCATAGTAGCTCAGCTGAAGCAGACTTGTAAGTATCTTGGGGAGAAAGATGTGACGGGAAGTGGTGGTTTGACGAAAGGAGAGACGCCGAGGTTGAAAATGCTAGACCAAAAGTTGAGGCAGCAAAAGGCACTTCACCAAATGGGAATGTTGGATTCTGATGCTTGGAGGCCGCAAAGAGGGTTGCCTGAACGATCTGTTAATGTTTTAAGGGCATGGATTTTTGAGCATTTTCTTCACCC GTATCCAAGTGAAGCAGACAAGCATTTGTTGTCTCGGCAGACTGGTTTATCCAAAAATCAG GTATCAAATTGGTTCATAAATGCTAGGGTTCGGTTGTGGAAACCAATGGTGGAAGAGATGTACCAGCAAGAAACTAAAGAAGTGGAAACAGATCAAGATCAAGAAGAAGAGGAGCAAGAAAAACAATTATCTGCACAAACCTCAATGCACGACAAGATTAGCAACATGGCTACAtcggcaacaacaacaacaatgccatTATCAGTAAGATCCGAATTTAATGCTAATGAAAGAGACCCTTCAAAGAACATCATAAATTATAGGCAGTACGCCTTGGGAAACCAACTAATAATGCTCCAAGATGATACCGCCACCGGATCCTCCGCCACACACGACGTTTCAACCACCGTCAACCACTACTTCACGGCGGCGGACGCGGCTGATTTGGTTGCTAATTCAAATACCGCATTTGGTTCTCAGCCAGCTGGGGATGTGTCACTCACATTGGGACTACGGCACTCGGAAAATGTACCAAGGAAGACAACTCAGTTCCAATTAAGAGACTTTGGAGCATATTAA